Proteins encoded in a region of the Zea mays cultivar B73 chromosome 4, Zm-B73-REFERENCE-NAM-5.0, whole genome shotgun sequence genome:
- the LOC103654584 gene encoding uncharacterized protein isoform X1, with product MQEASRIMSQGTDGEVAGVVNSHDDKDHVHGTIRRVAEADSEKDEVHGGGQEPIFFQCLDQEQPPDPVHLEDARVEFPSDEDGDGDDVRVSFATADGDRLLEEQAELDLDVEEEQEDTSRYDYVTWMAPEPVSIHERRRRLLQGMGLTSSKDLLRSRNARARLPPDIPRYVPRRQQQLPAAEAPSTTRAAPAVAAALPEFAEHHPNDAVLTRSCSDSRLVVRGGGVRKMQPFRRVCSLPHSLQGSPAHKALSAAARCPLSSAPSKDGGTSKTTAGDTGGGGFRNPNNDREFQANSQLNSAQRSAPLNKDELEQFISHAPLVTQPVRRSQSQPVPGAGTAKGDEKPAEKRRTRWLRNIKLVASAAGLRNDKDGGGGSRSARTPSVTMSKSASTTAAMSSAATGPERLKVHHYGKSSRELTGLYMRQEVRAHEGSIWSIKFSPDGRFLASGGEDSVVRVWEVLDVDASSSAVAHEMEMSTSLPPQPPPASTDGGRSVAAPWLAAQLSRKVRRGRSSKDALPEHVIVPESVFALAEQPSCALEGHQDDVLDLSWSKSQQLLSSSMDHTVRLWNVDTKTCLRVFPHSDYVTCVQFNPADDGYFISGSLDCKVRIWSVPDRQVVDWSDLNDMVTAACYTPDGQAAIIGSHRGSCRFYKTTDCKLNQEAQIDMSITKKRRSQAKKITGFHFAPGNPSEILVTSADSQIRVFNGISVLQKFKGNPCFFLPGFKNTSSQISASYTADGRYVVCASEDSNVYVWRRVPGSVGGTGGASISVRAKTWLTSRSYEYFFCRDVSVAVPWPGSPCIPCDASRRVNGNGNSDTPRRQTSSRRDDDVVGAGCVPRGTMSGTMAYHGGQLLQPELSRRESQSSARWHGGAEGGNAWGMVLVTASRGGEIRVYQNFGLPLTNLFH from the exons ATGCAAGAAGCGTCACGAATCATGAGCCAAGGGACCGACGGGGAGGTTGCCGGCGTTGTAAACAGCCATGACGACAAGGACCATGTCCATGGCACGATCAGACGCGTGGCCGAAGCCGATTCCGAGAAAGACGAAGTGCATGGTGGTGGCCAGGAGCCAATATTCTTTCAGTGCCTTGATCAGGAGCAACCCCCCGATCCGGTGCATTTGGAGGACGCTAGGGTCGAATTTCCCTCCGACGAGGATGGTGACGGTGATGACGTCCGCGTCTCCTTTGCAACCGCCGATGGTGATCGCCTCCTCGAGGAGCAGGCGGAGCTGGACCTGGACGTGGAGGAGGAGCAAGAGGACACATCCAGGTATGACTACGTTACGTGGATGGCGCCGGAGCCCGTGTCCATCCacgagcgccgccgccggctGCTCCAGGGGATGGGCCTCACGAGCAGCAAGGACCTCCTCCGCAGCCGGAACGCGAGGGCGAGGCTTCCGCCTGACATCCCTCGCTACGTACCCCGGAGACAGCAGCAGCTACCCGCGGCCGAAGCGCCGAGCACAACGAGGGCCGCGCCGGCCGTGGCCGCGGCACTTCCCGAGTTCGCGGAACACCACCCTAACGACGCCGTCTTGACCCGGTCATGCTCCGACAGCCGTCTCGTCGTCCGCGGAGGCGGCGTAAGGAAGATGCAACCGTTCCGCCGCGTGTGCTCGCTGCCGCACTCTCTGCAAGGATCGCCAGCCCACAAGGCACTCAGCGCGGCTGCCCGGTGTCCGTTATCATCAGCGCCGTCAAAGGACGGAGGAACTAGCAAAACCACTGCCGGTGACACGGGTGGTGGTGGGTTCAGGAACCCGAACAACGACAGGGAATTCCAGGCGAACAGCCAATTGAACAGTGCTCAGCGCAGTGCTCCGCTGAACAAAGACGAGCTCGAGCAGTTCATCAGCCACGCTCCGCTCGTGACGCAGCCCGTGCGCCGCAGCCAGAGCCAGCCGGTGCCGGGGGCTGGAACGGCCAAGGGCGACGAAAAACCGGCTGAGAAGAGAAGAACACGGTGGCTGAGGAACATCAAGCTCGTCGCGTCTGCTGCCGGGCTCAGAAACGAcaaggacggcggcggcggcagcagatcGGCCCGGACGCCTTCGGTGACCATGTCCAAGTCGGCTTCGACCACCGCTGCCATGTCGTCGGCCGCCACGGGCCCCGAGCGGCTCAAGGTGCACCACTACGGCAAGTCCAGCAGGGAGCTGACCGGGCTGTACATGCGGCAGGAGGTGCGCGCGCACGAGGGCTCGATATGGAGCATCAAGTTCAGCCCCGACGGCCGGTTCCTCGCCAGCGGCGGAGAGGACAGCGTGGTGCGCGTCTGGGAGGTTCTGGACGTGGACGCCTCCTCGTCCGCCGTGGCGCATGAGATGGAGATGTCCACCTCCCTGCCTCCGCAGCCGCCGCCTGCATCCACCGACGGCGGCAGGTCGGTGGCAGCGCCCTGGCTGGCAGCGCAGCTGTCCAGGAAGGTgaggagggggaggagcagcaaggaCGCGCTCCCGGAGCACGTCATCGTGCCGGAGTCCGTTTTCGCGCTCGCCGAGCAGCCGTCGTGCGCTTTGGAGGGCCACCAGGATGACGTGCTCGATCTGTCGTGGTCCAAGTCCCAG CAGCTGCTGTCGTCATCCATGGACCACACGGTGCGGCTCTGGAACGTGGACACGAAGACGTGCCTGAGGGTGTTCCCGCACAGTGACTACG TTACCTGCGTGCAGTTCAATCCAGCGGACGATGGCTACTTCATCAGCGGCTCGCTGGACTGCAAGGTGCGCATCTGGAGCGTACCAGACCGGCAGGTCGTCGACTGGAGCGACCTCAACGACATGGTCACCGCGGCGTGCTACACCCCAGACGGCCAG GCTGCGATTATTGGTTCGCACAGGGGGAGCTGCCGATTCTACAAGACAACAG ATTGTAAGCTTAACCAGGAGGCACAAATCGACATGAGCATAACGAAGAAACGCAGGTCCCAGGCCAAGAAGATCACCGGATTCCAT TTTGCGCCGGGGAACCCGTCAGAGATCTTGGTTACATCGGCGGACTCGCAGATAAGGGTGTTCAACGGCATCAGCGTCCTCCAGAAATTCAAAG GGAACCCGTGTTTCTTCCTGCCAGGCTTCAAGAACACCAGCAGCCAGATCTCGGCGTCCTACACCGCCGACGGCCGCTACGTCGTGTGCGCCAGCGAGGACTCCAACGTCTACGTGTGGCGCCGCGTCCCCGGCAGCGTCGGCGGCACGGGCGGTGCCAGCATCAGCGTCAGGGCCAAGACGTGGCTCACCAGCCGGTCCTACGAGTACTTCTTCTGCCGAGACGTGTCTGTGGCCGTGCCGTGGCCCGGTTCGCCGTGCATCCCGTGCGACGCGTCCCGGCGCGTCAACGGCAACGGCAACAGCGACACGCCCAGGAGACAGACCTCGTCGCGCCGCGACGACGACGTCGTTGGCGCTGGCTGCGTACCGCGGGGGACCATGTCCGGGACGATGGCGTACCATGGGGGGCAGTTGTTGCAGCCGGAGCTGTCCCGTCGTGAGTCACAGTCGTCCGCTCGGTGGCACGGCGGCGCTGAGGGCGGCAACGCGTGGGGTATGGTCTTGGTGACCGCGAGCCGTGGCGGTGAGATTCGGGTGTACCAGAACTTCGGCCTGCCTTTGACCAATCTCTTCCACTAG
- the LOC103654584 gene encoding uncharacterized protein isoform X2: protein MQEASRIMSQGTDGEVAGVVNSHDDKDHVHGTIRRVAEADSEKDEVHGGGQEPIFFQCLDQEQPPDPVHLEDARVEFPSDEDGDGDDVRVSFATADGDRLLEEQAELDLDVEEEQEDTSRYDYVTWMAPEPVSIHERRRRLLQGMGLTSSKDLLRSRNARARLPPDIPRYVPRRQQQLPAAEAPSTTRAAPAVAAALPEFAEHHPNDAVLTRSCSDSRLVVRGGGVRKMQPFRRVCSLPHSLQGSPAHKALSAAARCPLSSAPSKDGGTSKTTAGDTGGGGFRNPNNDREFQANSQLNSAQRSAPLNKDELEQFISHAPLVTQPVRRSQSQPVPGAGTAKGDEKPAEKRRTRWLRNIKLVASAAGLRNDKDGGGGSRSARTPSVTMSKSASTTAAMSSAATGPERLKVHHYGKSSRELTGLYMRQEVRAHEGSIWSIKFSPDGRFLASGGEDSVVRVWEVLDVDASSSAVAHEMEMSTSLPPQPPPASTDGGRSVAAPWLAAQLSRKVRRGRSSKDALPEHVIVPESVFALAEQPSCALEGHQDDVLDLSWSKSQQLLSSSMDHTVRLWNVDTKTCLRVFPHSDYVTCVQFNPADDGYFISGSLDCKVRIWSVPDRQVVDWSDLNDMVTAACYTPDGQAAIIGSHRGSCRFYKTTDCKLNQEAQIDMSITKKRRSQAKKITGFHFAPGNPSEILVTSADSQIRVFNGISVLQKFKGFKNTSSQISASYTADGRYVVCASEDSNVYVWRRVPGSVGGTGGASISVRAKTWLTSRSYEYFFCRDVSVAVPWPGSPCIPCDASRRVNGNGNSDTPRRQTSSRRDDDVVGAGCVPRGTMSGTMAYHGGQLLQPELSRRESQSSARWHGGAEGGNAWGMVLVTASRGGEIRVYQNFGLPLTNLFH from the exons ATGCAAGAAGCGTCACGAATCATGAGCCAAGGGACCGACGGGGAGGTTGCCGGCGTTGTAAACAGCCATGACGACAAGGACCATGTCCATGGCACGATCAGACGCGTGGCCGAAGCCGATTCCGAGAAAGACGAAGTGCATGGTGGTGGCCAGGAGCCAATATTCTTTCAGTGCCTTGATCAGGAGCAACCCCCCGATCCGGTGCATTTGGAGGACGCTAGGGTCGAATTTCCCTCCGACGAGGATGGTGACGGTGATGACGTCCGCGTCTCCTTTGCAACCGCCGATGGTGATCGCCTCCTCGAGGAGCAGGCGGAGCTGGACCTGGACGTGGAGGAGGAGCAAGAGGACACATCCAGGTATGACTACGTTACGTGGATGGCGCCGGAGCCCGTGTCCATCCacgagcgccgccgccggctGCTCCAGGGGATGGGCCTCACGAGCAGCAAGGACCTCCTCCGCAGCCGGAACGCGAGGGCGAGGCTTCCGCCTGACATCCCTCGCTACGTACCCCGGAGACAGCAGCAGCTACCCGCGGCCGAAGCGCCGAGCACAACGAGGGCCGCGCCGGCCGTGGCCGCGGCACTTCCCGAGTTCGCGGAACACCACCCTAACGACGCCGTCTTGACCCGGTCATGCTCCGACAGCCGTCTCGTCGTCCGCGGAGGCGGCGTAAGGAAGATGCAACCGTTCCGCCGCGTGTGCTCGCTGCCGCACTCTCTGCAAGGATCGCCAGCCCACAAGGCACTCAGCGCGGCTGCCCGGTGTCCGTTATCATCAGCGCCGTCAAAGGACGGAGGAACTAGCAAAACCACTGCCGGTGACACGGGTGGTGGTGGGTTCAGGAACCCGAACAACGACAGGGAATTCCAGGCGAACAGCCAATTGAACAGTGCTCAGCGCAGTGCTCCGCTGAACAAAGACGAGCTCGAGCAGTTCATCAGCCACGCTCCGCTCGTGACGCAGCCCGTGCGCCGCAGCCAGAGCCAGCCGGTGCCGGGGGCTGGAACGGCCAAGGGCGACGAAAAACCGGCTGAGAAGAGAAGAACACGGTGGCTGAGGAACATCAAGCTCGTCGCGTCTGCTGCCGGGCTCAGAAACGAcaaggacggcggcggcggcagcagatcGGCCCGGACGCCTTCGGTGACCATGTCCAAGTCGGCTTCGACCACCGCTGCCATGTCGTCGGCCGCCACGGGCCCCGAGCGGCTCAAGGTGCACCACTACGGCAAGTCCAGCAGGGAGCTGACCGGGCTGTACATGCGGCAGGAGGTGCGCGCGCACGAGGGCTCGATATGGAGCATCAAGTTCAGCCCCGACGGCCGGTTCCTCGCCAGCGGCGGAGAGGACAGCGTGGTGCGCGTCTGGGAGGTTCTGGACGTGGACGCCTCCTCGTCCGCCGTGGCGCATGAGATGGAGATGTCCACCTCCCTGCCTCCGCAGCCGCCGCCTGCATCCACCGACGGCGGCAGGTCGGTGGCAGCGCCCTGGCTGGCAGCGCAGCTGTCCAGGAAGGTgaggagggggaggagcagcaaggaCGCGCTCCCGGAGCACGTCATCGTGCCGGAGTCCGTTTTCGCGCTCGCCGAGCAGCCGTCGTGCGCTTTGGAGGGCCACCAGGATGACGTGCTCGATCTGTCGTGGTCCAAGTCCCAG CAGCTGCTGTCGTCATCCATGGACCACACGGTGCGGCTCTGGAACGTGGACACGAAGACGTGCCTGAGGGTGTTCCCGCACAGTGACTACG TTACCTGCGTGCAGTTCAATCCAGCGGACGATGGCTACTTCATCAGCGGCTCGCTGGACTGCAAGGTGCGCATCTGGAGCGTACCAGACCGGCAGGTCGTCGACTGGAGCGACCTCAACGACATGGTCACCGCGGCGTGCTACACCCCAGACGGCCAG GCTGCGATTATTGGTTCGCACAGGGGGAGCTGCCGATTCTACAAGACAACAG ATTGTAAGCTTAACCAGGAGGCACAAATCGACATGAGCATAACGAAGAAACGCAGGTCCCAGGCCAAGAAGATCACCGGATTCCAT TTTGCGCCGGGGAACCCGTCAGAGATCTTGGTTACATCGGCGGACTCGCAGATAAGGGTGTTCAACGGCATCAGCGTCCTCCAGAAATTCAAAG GCTTCAAGAACACCAGCAGCCAGATCTCGGCGTCCTACACCGCCGACGGCCGCTACGTCGTGTGCGCCAGCGAGGACTCCAACGTCTACGTGTGGCGCCGCGTCCCCGGCAGCGTCGGCGGCACGGGCGGTGCCAGCATCAGCGTCAGGGCCAAGACGTGGCTCACCAGCCGGTCCTACGAGTACTTCTTCTGCCGAGACGTGTCTGTGGCCGTGCCGTGGCCCGGTTCGCCGTGCATCCCGTGCGACGCGTCCCGGCGCGTCAACGGCAACGGCAACAGCGACACGCCCAGGAGACAGACCTCGTCGCGCCGCGACGACGACGTCGTTGGCGCTGGCTGCGTACCGCGGGGGACCATGTCCGGGACGATGGCGTACCATGGGGGGCAGTTGTTGCAGCCGGAGCTGTCCCGTCGTGAGTCACAGTCGTCCGCTCGGTGGCACGGCGGCGCTGAGGGCGGCAACGCGTGGGGTATGGTCTTGGTGACCGCGAGCCGTGGCGGTGAGATTCGGGTGTACCAGAACTTCGGCCTGCCTTTGACCAATCTCTTCCACTAG